From the Lathyrus oleraceus cultivar Zhongwan6 chromosome 4, CAAS_Psat_ZW6_1.0, whole genome shotgun sequence genome, one window contains:
- the LOC127135715 gene encoding uncharacterized protein LOC127135715: protein MYLSLKGRLLVDGAIVVNELVDLAKNSKKNCFMFKVDFEKAYNLVNWSFMDYMLSHFGLNIKWIGLICAYVFTSNLTILVNDFLTQEISIQKGLKQGDPLAPFLFLMVAEGLSGLFSRAVDKQIFTGPRVGSSDLVVSHHHCMDDTIIMAKASYDNIWFIRTILRVFELVSGLRVDFVKSNRISSNPAFLGLACDYLHYQQNSLSFKYFDLLGVNLRLSST, encoded by the coding sequence ATGTATTTATCCCTTAAGGGTAGGCTTCTAGTTGATGGGGCCATTGTTGTGAATGAATTGGTGGATTTAGCTAAGAATAGTAAAAAAAATTGTTTCATGTTTAAAGTAGATTTTGAGAAAGCATACAATTTGGTTAACTGGTCTTTTATGGATTATATGCTCTCTCATTTTGGTCTTAATATTAAGTGGATAGGTTTGATCTGTGCTTATGTTTTCACTAGCAATCTTACAATCTTGGTTAATGATTTCCTGACCCAAGAAATTAGCATCCAAAAAGGGTTGAAGCAAGGAGATCCATTGGCTCCTTTCCTTTTCCTCATGGTAGCCGAAGGTCTTAGTGGGTTGTTCTCTAGGGCTGTGGACAAACAAATTTTCACTGGTCCCCGTGTGGGCTCCTCTGATTTGGTGGTCTCCCATCATCACTGTATGGATGACACGATCATTATGGCGAAGGCCTCTTATGATAATATTTGGTTTATTAGGACTATTCTTCGTGTGTTTGAGCTAGTTTCAGGATTGCGGGTGGATTTTGTCAAGAGTAATCGTATTAGTTCCAATCCTGCTTTCCTTGGCCTAGCATGTGATTATCTTCACTATCAGCAAAATTCTCTCTCGTTTAAGTATTTTGACCTCCTAGGGGTGAATCTGCGCTTGTCTTCTACGTGA